The proteins below come from a single Triticum aestivum cultivar Chinese Spring chromosome 5D, IWGSC CS RefSeq v2.1, whole genome shotgun sequence genomic window:
- the LOC123124945 gene encoding mavicyanin: protein MASSSAALLAVLVVVSCAGMAAATSYTVGDTKGWVTGVDYSGWTSGKSFAVGDTLVFSYASKVHTVTEVSQGGYTSCSGSNALANFDSGATTVTLATPGTHYYICNIPGHCASGMKLAVTVAGGGSSPGGSAGGSLAPAMGAVVAAAAGALIKVALF from the exons ATGGCGTCCTCTTCTGCCGCTCTCCTCGCGGTGCTCGTCGTCGTGAGCTGCGCGGGCATGGCTGCGGCCACGTCGTACACCGTCGGCGACACCAAGGGCTGGGTGACCGGCGTCGACTACTCCGGCTGGACCAGCGGCAAGTCGTTCGCCGTCGGCGACACGCTAG TGTTCAGCTACGCGAGCAAGGTGCACACGGTGACGGAGGTGAGCCAGGGCGGCTACACGTCCTGCTCCGGGAGCAACGCGCTGGCCAACTTCGACAGCGGCGCCACCACCGTCACGCTCGCGACCCCCGGCACGCACTACTACATCTGCAACATCCCCGGCCACTGCGCCAGCGGCATGAagctcgccgtcaccgtcgccgggGGCGGCTCGTCCCCGGGAGGCTCCGCCGGCGGCTCCCTGGCCCCGGCGATGGGCGCCGTCGTCGCCGCGGCGGCGGGGGCTCTGATCAAGGTGGCGCTGTTCTGA